The Coffea eugenioides isolate CCC68of chromosome 8, Ceug_1.0, whole genome shotgun sequence genome has a segment encoding these proteins:
- the LOC113781279 gene encoding protein ODORANT1 gives MGRQPCCDKLGVKKGPWTAEEDKKLISFILTNGQCCWRAVPKLAGLRRCGKSCRLRWTNYLRPDLKRGLLTEAEEQLVIDLHARLGNRWSKIAARLPGRTDNEIKNHWNTHIKKKLLKMGIDPVTHEPLQKETKVAETSPDAESEKHQKLELPEINSGSTISASASSEDQNSCSPTENSSSDESRLLDNILENVSDYDPLISYLLEDEAPVVDAPWEFPAAAQNFDNPAGMPLLDDNCSWLLDCQDFGVHDFGFDCFSDMEISNVLNTIEMGNKE, from the exons ATGGGGAGACAACCTTGCTGTGACAAACTTGGGGTGAAGAAGGGGCCATGGACGGCCGAGGAAGACAAGAAGCTTATTAGCTTTATCCTTACTAATGGCCAATGTTGTTGGCGGGCCGTGCCCAAGCTCGCCGGGCTTCGCCGCTGCGGCAAGAGCTGTAGGCTCCGGTGGACTAACTATCTTCGGCCTGACTTGAAGAGAGGCCTTCTTACTGAAGCTGAGGAGCAATTGGTGATCGATCTTCATGCTCGTCTGGGCAACAG GTGGTCCAAGATTGCTGCACGACTGCCCGGAAGAACTGACAATGAGATTAAAAATCACTGGAATACTCACATCAAGAAAAAGCTCCTCAAGATGGGAATTGATCCTGTCACTCATGAACCACTTCAAAAGGAAACTAAGGTGGCCGAAACATCGCCTGATGCGGAATCAGAGAAGCATCAAAAGCTTGAATTGCCAGAGATAAACAGTGGCAGCACTATCAGCGCTAGTGCCAGCTCGGAAGATCAGAACTCTTGCTCTCCGACCGAAAACTCATCCTCCGATGAATCCCGTTTACTTGATAACATTCTTGAGAATGTTTCTGATTACGATCCATTGATAAGTTACCTATTGGAGGATGAAGCACCCGTAGTTGATGCTCCATGGGAATTTCCAGCTGCTgcacaaaattttgataatCCTGCAGGGATGCCATTGTTGGATGACAACTGTTCGTGGCTATTGGATTGCCAGGATTTTGGCGTTCATGACTTTGGGTTCGATTGTTTCAGTGACATGGAAATCTCAAATGTGTTGAACACCATAGAGATGGGGAACAAGGAGTGA